A genomic region of Candidatus Hydrogenedentota bacterium contains the following coding sequences:
- a CDS encoding HDOD domain-containing protein: MAMKKRVGKLLLKAGLISQGQFDAAVQIQEETGAELIDILFSLGAVEPNAFMDFLMNYPGVLPSDLKELEIDGDLLGKVPGDVARTYRAVPVDLYRDVLTIAACAPISADGEKQLEQVTGHKVKVLLCDPVDVEGVLNRYYPGNGSGAQPASDRVSGLSQPIKLAHMAHLVRQIQTLPALPETVHRVREAMLTPDSSISSVTDIITLDPPVAAKVLSVANSAAYGFTHKITDLTLAVSLMGLKETYAVVLSAAVVELVNQMEEFDYRTFWLESVCSACAARIVAKVSGRRQLPGVFTAGLLHDIGRAALWEVAPEKCKRIENTVAGRALLAAEREMVGLTHVEAGFELARHWDLPEEIAQAIRFHHEPELAPSAREHVAIVALADAMVQASGTHLEDNPTLFDEYKPCLEILGLDLESAEAMLDEYLTRHEAAVQDTFG, from the coding sequence GCGCGGAACTCATCGACATCCTGTTTTCGCTCGGCGCGGTGGAGCCAAACGCCTTCATGGACTTTCTGATGAACTATCCCGGCGTGTTGCCGTCGGACCTGAAGGAATTGGAAATCGACGGGGACCTGCTCGGCAAGGTGCCGGGGGACGTGGCGCGCACGTACCGCGCGGTGCCCGTGGACCTGTACCGGGACGTGCTCACGATCGCCGCGTGTGCGCCGATCTCCGCCGATGGCGAAAAGCAGCTTGAGCAGGTAACCGGGCACAAGGTCAAGGTGCTGTTGTGTGATCCCGTTGACGTCGAAGGCGTGCTCAACCGCTACTATCCCGGAAACGGGAGCGGCGCCCAGCCCGCGTCGGATCGGGTTTCGGGCCTGTCGCAGCCCATCAAGCTGGCGCACATGGCCCACCTGGTCCGCCAGATTCAAACGTTGCCGGCGCTTCCGGAAACGGTCCACCGCGTCCGCGAGGCGATGCTCACGCCCGACAGCTCGATTTCCAGCGTGACGGATATCATCACCCTGGACCCGCCCGTGGCCGCCAAAGTGCTCAGCGTGGCGAACTCCGCCGCCTACGGCTTCACGCACAAGATCACCGACCTGACCCTGGCCGTGTCGCTGATGGGCCTGAAGGAAACCTACGCGGTTGTGCTTTCGGCCGCCGTGGTCGAGCTCGTGAACCAGATGGAAGAGTTCGACTACCGCACCTTCTGGCTGGAATCGGTCTGTTCGGCGTGCGCCGCGCGGATCGTGGCCAAGGTCAGCGGGCGGCGCCAGCTCCCGGGCGTATTCACCGCCGGCCTGCTGCACGATATAGGCCGCGCGGCGCTCTGGGAGGTCGCCCCGGAGAAGTGCAAGCGGATCGAGAACACCGTCGCCGGCCGCGCGCTGCTGGCGGCCGAACGCGAGATGGTGGGCCTTACCCACGTGGAAGCGGGGTTCGAACTGGCCCGCCACTGGGACCTGCCCGAGGAAATTGCTCAGGCCATCCGGTTTCACCACGAGCCGGAACTTGCGCCCTCGGCCCGGGAGCACGTGGCGATCGTGGCCCTGGCCGACGCCATGGTTCAGGCGTCGGGCACGCATCTGGAAGACAACCCCACCCTGTTCGACGAGTACAAGCCGTGCCTCGAGATCCTGGGGCTCGACCTGGAGAGCGCTGAGGCCATGCTCGACGAGTATCTGACCCGCCACGAGGCGGCGGTGCAGGATACCTTTGGCTGA